In Bacteroidales bacterium, a single genomic region encodes these proteins:
- a CDS encoding YCF48-related protein: MNIFRTRHFLLLLLHIVAIPLLQAQTDAWERINPRPVESSLNDISLLPDNRIVAVGSNATVVYSDNFGADWEIIYTPDNISRGVGFTRVDFADELHGMAVGTYFSIIRTDDGGVTWSDISPGAQYYYYDYKDVCFRNPSNCYITGDENNSFLLHSSDGGESWDTAFQTTGGMFNQVQFVDENTGFLSGGEGNYFFKSTNGGENWGLIEVDPGIEELRVGTIYFTGKDTGFIDGAVGGTNWYSILLKTIDGGLSWHEVITDYWGASKFFFINQDTGLTICGSPWYSNFVSKTTDGGESWELISDDMGTWSFQGLCMNTEGDGLIVGSYGQIYRSEDFGSSWEAVYTNACLGFSITKTFITGDSTILANIYTSLGVPNNHAMKSLDRGATWSVAPEYPDGISSISFVNDSVAFYVDGTEGIYKSTDNGNSWNFYDLEVSEFQTLSIDFVNDQTGFAAGSGEGYGITMYRTQDQGETWIEVFSNVFITVDNMLPYEIEFKDDSVGFIVGEIGNGNECNIIVTYDRGNTWEIDTLPYTHSFDGIQFLNPDTGFLYGYGNVLKTINGGQDWFHVTVNTEDALNVKNMSFPTSQTGYAINGSSSLLSILKTVDGGDTWNCLSAPTSSTLNVINFFTEEEGLIFGNNGLIFRTQTGGMVNVAEPPINSTQESGWKCSPNPFSNNINIISSLDISHDILIRIFDFTGRPIKYYSGSSAIADETFFIWDGKDDHGNKVSSGIYIICINHNSSQETLKILKF; this comes from the coding sequence ATGAATATATTTAGAACGAGGCATTTCTTACTTTTACTGTTACACATCGTTGCAATTCCTCTCCTTCAGGCGCAGACTGACGCCTGGGAAAGAATTAATCCCAGACCTGTTGAGAGTTCATTGAATGATATCAGCTTGTTACCAGATAACCGCATTGTTGCCGTCGGTTCAAATGCTACGGTGGTTTACTCCGATAACTTTGGCGCCGACTGGGAAATCATTTACACTCCTGATAACATTTCAAGAGGCGTTGGATTTACCCGCGTAGATTTTGCCGATGAATTGCATGGGATGGCGGTTGGGACTTATTTTTCGATTATAAGAACCGATGATGGGGGCGTGACCTGGTCAGACATTTCACCTGGCGCCCAGTATTATTATTATGACTATAAAGATGTGTGCTTCCGAAATCCATCAAACTGCTATATCACAGGTGACGAAAACAATAGCTTTTTGTTGCATTCTTCTGATGGTGGAGAATCTTGGGATACTGCGTTTCAAACCACCGGTGGAATGTTTAACCAGGTGCAGTTCGTGGATGAAAATACTGGATTTCTAAGTGGTGGAGAAGGAAACTACTTTTTTAAAAGCACCAACGGGGGTGAAAATTGGGGGTTGATAGAGGTCGATCCGGGAATCGAAGAACTGAGAGTGGGTACTATTTATTTTACGGGCAAAGATACTGGATTTATTGATGGTGCAGTGGGCGGAACGAATTGGTATAGTATCTTATTAAAGACAATTGATGGGGGACTGTCCTGGCACGAAGTAATTACCGATTATTGGGGCGCGAGCAAATTCTTCTTTATTAACCAGGACACGGGATTAACGATCTGTGGTTCTCCCTGGTACAGCAATTTTGTATCGAAAACCACCGATGGTGGTGAATCCTGGGAATTAATATCAGATGACATGGGAACTTGGTCATTTCAAGGATTATGTATGAATACCGAAGGCGATGGATTAATTGTGGGATCTTACGGGCAGATATACAGAAGTGAAGATTTCGGAAGCAGCTGGGAGGCAGTATACACTAACGCCTGCCTGGGATTTTCAATCACCAAAACATTTATAACCGGAGATAGTACAATTCTTGCCAATATATACACCAGCCTCGGGGTTCCGAACAACCATGCCATGAAATCCCTTGACCGGGGAGCCACCTGGTCGGTAGCTCCGGAATATCCTGATGGTATATCTTCTATATCCTTCGTCAATGATTCTGTCGCATTTTATGTCGATGGCACCGAGGGAATTTATAAATCAACCGACAATGGAAATTCATGGAATTTTTATGATTTGGAAGTTTCTGAATTTCAGACCTTATCCATAGATTTCGTCAATGACCAGACCGGCTTTGCTGCAGGATCAGGAGAAGGTTATGGAATTACAATGTACCGCACCCAGGACCAGGGTGAAACCTGGATAGAGGTTTTTTCAAATGTATTTATTACGGTCGATAATATGTTGCCGTATGAAATTGAATTTAAGGATGATTCCGTCGGGTTTATTGTAGGGGAAATTGGAAATGGCAATGAATGCAATATCATTGTTACATACGACAGAGGCAATACCTGGGAGATTGATACCCTTCCTTATACCCATAGTTTTGACGGTATTCAGTTTTTAAATCCTGATACAGGGTTTCTTTACGGATACGGGAACGTCCTGAAGACAATAAATGGCGGGCAGGACTGGTTCCATGTTACCGTAAATACTGAAGATGCCCTGAATGTAAAAAATATGAGTTTTCCCACATCTCAAACAGGATATGCAATCAATGGGTCATCAAGCCTTCTGAGTATCTTAAAAACTGTCGATGGCGGTGACACCTGGAATTGTCTGAGTGCGCCAACATCATCTACCCTGAATGTAATTAATTTTTTTACAGAAGAAGAAGGCCTTATCTTTGGAAATAATGGTTTAATCTTCAGAACCCAGACAGGAGGAATGGTAAACGTTGCTGAACCCCCAATAAATTCGACACAGGAATCCGGGTGGAAATGCAGTCCAAATCCTTTCTCAAATAACATCAATATCATCTCTTCTTTAGATATATCTCATGACATTTTAATCAGGATCTTTGATTTCACCGGGCGGCCTATAAAATATTATTCAGGTTCATCAGCTATAGCAGATGAAACGTTTTTCATCTGGGACGGAAAGGATGATCATGGTAATAAAGTGTCATCTGGTATTTATATCATCTGTATCAATCATAATTCATCCCAGGAAACTCTGAAAATCCTCAAATTCTGA
- a CDS encoding T9SS type A sorting domain-containing protein, protein MKPFRIFTSGLIFMLIIVFADHEPIIAAEYSGSVYDAVELNAIEGAVVTIGWDSYPPDPISFTDTTDWLGRFDFIVQDGLAFSIVVTMPGYISFVMKDQQPDHYIILMNKPESGFLVETLYEGLQNYKFNGLYCYLDSGIVSYDDYFFPDINAQSDTIDMFLEEIGTGIEPTVDDSLVWLKCTTLWYFLDNHASGGPPDSLYQVADDFMHGGVGWPSIDRISRTYYRYGMIPWGICTDKAIIFTTILHRLGILKNRLAVAYCRYNIGSYDHYYPMLYFANRWLYFDPQYCTVPFPDYDDFSSFPYGWYIADPIPDYCHPFGVLAIPGSTITEVPEINNRSDNSRLISINLPCTRIHTMGSLLTVRGIVADTTVTEVFLNEVSHPVDNGTFTCITPLMTDINPVIAKISINNHEYSDQIDVYKDCFFEPEQQLNIPASWSGVSSYVFPCYTLLETMLFPIEDQVYILRTIDQFYSPVQTYNTLLYWAPDQGYLIKTFDSVDLDIYGIPSEDRTVEFNMDHNGWNILPVLSESDYNRSYVTEALGDTVTIIKEIGGNGYYWTSFSWNLYQLETGKAYFIKVTNPCSYTFIDSKKSSENVKPDRDIVENPWNDVIKTGYSHLIAIDHSAFETTPEIQPGMMFGCFTQEGLCAGYATYDPQTSYTVLVAFGDDEMTDTISEGFTENESFTFRAYSSENQQEYSLTPVFDTQTPDFSTVYSMNGLSVIRGIALSPYSIEDQLLASRITVFPNPSDGNTHLVITGSYRDLNIIVWNTWGDQIYNTQMSPKTGETKIDIDLSGFPAGIYFLTAFDDQATECQKIVIY, encoded by the coding sequence ATGAAACCATTCAGGATTTTTACGTCCGGACTCATCTTCATGTTAATCATCGTCTTTGCTGACCATGAGCCAATCATTGCAGCTGAATACTCGGGATCAGTGTATGATGCAGTCGAGTTAAATGCCATCGAAGGTGCTGTTGTGACCATCGGCTGGGATTCCTATCCTCCCGATCCGATTTCGTTTACCGATACTACGGATTGGCTGGGCAGATTTGATTTTATCGTTCAGGATGGATTAGCCTTTAGCATAGTGGTTACCATGCCGGGTTATATATCCTTTGTGATGAAGGATCAACAGCCGGATCATTATATTATCCTCATGAATAAACCTGAATCGGGATTCCTTGTCGAAACGCTCTACGAAGGCCTTCAGAACTACAAATTCAATGGATTATATTGTTACCTGGATAGTGGTATAGTGTCTTATGATGATTATTTCTTTCCTGATATCAATGCCCAGTCCGATACCATAGATATGTTCCTGGAGGAGATAGGAACCGGCATCGAGCCGACGGTTGATGATTCGCTGGTATGGCTGAAATGTACAACCCTCTGGTATTTTTTAGATAATCATGCTTCGGGGGGACCACCTGATTCATTGTATCAGGTGGCGGATGATTTTATGCATGGAGGCGTCGGATGGCCTTCCATTGACCGGATTTCAAGAACATATTACCGATACGGCATGATTCCCTGGGGAATATGCACCGATAAAGCCATCATCTTCACGACCATTCTACACAGGCTGGGTATTCTTAAAAACAGGCTGGCAGTAGCTTATTGCCGTTATAATATCGGATCATATGACCACTATTACCCCATGCTTTATTTTGCCAACAGGTGGCTGTATTTTGATCCACAGTATTGCACCGTTCCGTTCCCGGACTATGATGATTTCTCCTCTTTCCCATATGGCTGGTACATTGCAGACCCCATTCCCGATTATTGCCATCCCTTTGGCGTACTTGCAATTCCCGGCTCGACGATCACAGAGGTCCCGGAAATCAATAACCGAAGCGACAATTCCCGGCTTATTTCTATAAATTTACCCTGTACGCGTATCCATACGATGGGCTCGCTTTTAACTGTCAGGGGAATAGTAGCCGATACAACAGTTACAGAAGTTTTTCTGAATGAGGTATCACATCCTGTGGACAATGGAACATTTACTTGCATTACTCCATTAATGACTGATATAAATCCCGTAATTGCAAAAATCAGTATCAATAACCATGAATATTCAGATCAGATCGACGTATATAAAGACTGCTTTTTTGAACCCGAACAGCAGTTAAATATCCCTGCCAGCTGGAGTGGTGTTTCAAGTTATGTCTTTCCCTGCTATACATTGCTGGAGACAATGCTTTTTCCTATCGAGGACCAGGTGTATATCCTGCGGACCATTGATCAGTTTTACAGTCCTGTACAGACTTATAATACCCTATTATACTGGGCTCCTGATCAGGGTTATCTTATCAAGACATTTGACTCTGTTGATTTAGATATATATGGAATCCCATCAGAGGACAGGACCGTTGAGTTCAATATGGACCATAATGGATGGAATATACTTCCTGTGTTATCTGAAAGTGATTATAACAGGTCTTACGTTACCGAGGCACTGGGTGATACGGTGACCATAATAAAGGAAATCGGTGGCAATGGATATTACTGGACAAGTTTTTCATGGAACCTTTATCAACTGGAAACGGGAAAAGCCTATTTCATTAAAGTCACCAATCCCTGTTCCTATACTTTTATTGATTCCAAAAAATCTTCGGAGAATGTGAAACCGGATCGTGATATAGTTGAGAATCCATGGAATGATGTCATAAAAACGGGTTACTCGCACCTCATCGCTATAGATCACAGTGCCTTCGAAACGACTCCTGAGATTCAGCCAGGAATGATGTTCGGATGCTTTACTCAGGAAGGATTATGCGCCGGATATGCAACGTATGATCCTCAAACCAGTTACACAGTCCTTGTTGCCTTTGGTGATGATGAAATGACTGATACAATTTCTGAAGGCTTCACTGAAAATGAATCCTTCACGTTCAGGGCATATTCTTCTGAAAATCAACAAGAATATAGTCTGACACCCGTGTTTGACACCCAGACGCCGGACTTTTCGACTGTTTACTCCATGAATGGCCTATCCGTAATCCGGGGAATCGCTTTGAGTCCCTATTCCATCGAAGATCAATTGCTTGCATCACGGATCACTGTCTTTCCGAATCCTTCGGATGGTAACACCCATTTGGTTATTACCGGCAGCTACCGTGATTTGAATATCATAGTCTGGAATACCTGGGGTGATCAGATATATAACACCCAAATGTCACCAAAAACCGGCGAAACAAAGATAGATATAGACCTGTCAGGTTTCCCTGCGGGTATTTATTTCCTGACTGCCTTTGATGATCAGGCGACCGAATGTCAGAAAATAGTAATTTACTAA
- a CDS encoding prohibitin family protein, which yields METQTRRIFPVITKKLIIWTIVGILAMIFVLRSCTIVPAGNVKVVDFMGSVSKRPLEPGPRLTNPLANRITMDTRVIEVKEHMETPTSEGLTATVDISLLFSLLPGGAPGMYKEYGTNWVEKIVLPNLRSATRDVISNYKSEDLYSKSRTTIASDISSKLEKQFLSRNIMLDNKDGRESVLLRDLQLPAEVKAAIERKIKEKQASEQMEFTLLKETQESERKRIEARGIADAQKIIAESLTTPYLQWRFTAVMEKAAEGPSATFWVPYGQNLIPMVNLDKK from the coding sequence ATGGAAACACAGACAAGACGGATTTTCCCCGTAATAACAAAAAAATTGATTATTTGGACAATTGTTGGTATTCTCGCTATGATCTTTGTATTAAGATCTTGCACTATTGTTCCTGCGGGCAACGTAAAGGTCGTTGACTTTATGGGTAGTGTCAGTAAGCGGCCTCTTGAACCAGGACCCAGATTAACCAATCCCCTGGCGAACAGGATTACTATGGACACAAGGGTTATTGAGGTTAAAGAACATATGGAAACCCCTACATCAGAAGGTCTTACCGCGACAGTTGACATATCTCTTCTTTTTAGTTTGTTGCCGGGTGGTGCTCCCGGAATGTATAAAGAATATGGGACAAATTGGGTTGAAAAGATCGTGCTTCCAAACTTGAGAAGTGCGACTCGTGATGTTATTTCAAATTACAAGAGTGAAGACCTTTACAGTAAGAGCCGTACTACTATCGCATCTGATATTTCTAGCAAGCTTGAAAAACAGTTTTTATCAAGAAATATTATGTTGGATAACAAGGATGGCAGAGAGTCCGTTTTATTAAGAGATCTTCAGCTTCCCGCTGAAGTAAAAGCAGCTATCGAGCGTAAAATAAAAGAAAAACAGGCATCAGAACAAATGGAATTTACCCTTCTGAAAGAAACCCAGGAGTCCGAACGTAAAAGGATTGAGGCGAGAGGTATCGCAGACGCTCAGAAGATTATCGCAGAAAGCCTTACGACACCTTATCTGCAATGGAGATTCACTGCGGTTATGGAAAAAGCAGCGGAAGGTCCAAGTGCAACATTTTGGGTACCTTATGGACAGAATCTAATTCCGATGGTTAATTTGGACAAGAAGTAA
- a CDS encoding carbohydrate-binding protein, giving the protein MKKLIFSMIISFLIAIPGLQAQGFLHTNGKYIFDANGNEVLLRGIGTGNWLLMEGYMMKTADFAGTHTQIRNKLIETIGEQNTDIFYENWLNNHFTRRDVDSMKVWGFNSVRVAMHYKWFTLPIESEPVTGQDTWFEMGFVRIDSLLDWCGDNEMYLILDLHGAPGGQGHDRNISDYDPTKPSLWESEENRRKTSALWRKLAERYAGEPWIGGYDLINEPNWELPGGTLLRQTYINITNAIREVDQNHMIIIEGNWFANDYTGLTPPWDNNIVYSFHKYWNYNTQESIQWMINIRNTHNIPIWLGETGENSNSWFAGLIELAEQNKIGWSWWPVKKAGINNVLMVPESQQYNNLISYWQTGSPSMTAAQAFSAVLDWANNHRIENCSVQRDVIDAMLRQPHSNTTIPFKTHLIDNPINLANYDLGKCSFAYWDTDTANYHLNTNIFTNWNQGWSYRNDGVDIEKCDDSHPSGNGYDVGWTQDNEWLQYTVYSDSAAAYQVLFRSASESNPAIVRLELNGTDVCSQHQLPVTGGWQTWISSSIANVIITSGVNKIRFHFDKGGSNVSFFQFINPLHVNMVPFNFISGSTNVAGTTIVLTLNKQITTFNATVSDFEVRVNGNLHEITTVEIHSENNQQIIIQLKNEISYGQTVTISYTGNSVISNNQTLEIFSDKPIKNSLPRLFILPAMIQAEDFNVNHGFQLEDCTDVNGGKNVGFANNGDFLDYNIYIPEAGEYDFRFRVASQYANGSVSVRLGNGGTFTPLQTVNFSATGGWQSWTTQVYKINLPQGNHTLRLFSVAGEYNINWFEISQTTGLNDIPHLKQLRIFPNPSDGCFMVEAEFNVKTPVTVTIFDLHGNKIFNHSIYKTSSYSKRIEYLGCKPGIYLLDLSTNMGHLIRKVILN; this is encoded by the coding sequence ATGAAGAAATTGATATTCAGCATGATAATCAGCTTTTTAATAGCCATACCAGGATTACAGGCTCAGGGATTTTTGCATACCAACGGAAAATACATTTTCGATGCCAATGGCAATGAAGTGCTTTTAAGAGGTATTGGAACAGGAAACTGGCTTCTCATGGAAGGATACATGATGAAAACGGCTGATTTTGCAGGAACGCATACCCAGATTCGTAATAAACTGATAGAAACGATCGGAGAACAAAACACCGATATTTTTTATGAAAACTGGTTGAATAATCATTTCACCCGCAGAGACGTAGATTCCATGAAAGTATGGGGATTCAACAGTGTCAGGGTTGCCATGCATTATAAATGGTTTACTTTACCCATAGAATCTGAGCCGGTAACCGGACAAGACACCTGGTTTGAAATGGGATTTGTACGCATCGACAGCTTGCTCGACTGGTGTGGTGACAATGAAATGTACCTGATTCTTGACCTTCATGGTGCACCTGGAGGACAGGGGCATGACAGGAATATTTCAGATTACGACCCGACAAAGCCTTCTTTGTGGGAAAGTGAGGAAAACCGGCGTAAAACTTCGGCATTGTGGAGGAAGCTTGCTGAACGGTATGCCGGGGAACCCTGGATCGGAGGGTACGACCTGATCAACGAGCCCAATTGGGAACTGCCCGGAGGCACCCTGCTGAGACAAACATATATCAATATAACGAATGCCATCCGCGAAGTGGATCAAAACCATATGATTATCATTGAAGGCAATTGGTTTGCAAACGATTACACCGGTTTAACTCCACCCTGGGACAATAACATCGTTTATAGTTTTCACAAATACTGGAACTATAACACCCAGGAATCCATTCAATGGATGATCAATATCCGCAATACACATAACATCCCGATCTGGCTTGGCGAAACGGGTGAAAACTCAAATTCCTGGTTTGCCGGCCTGATTGAACTTGCTGAACAGAACAAAATCGGCTGGTCATGGTGGCCGGTAAAAAAAGCCGGGATCAATAATGTTTTAATGGTACCTGAAAGCCAACAATATAACAATCTGATCTCCTACTGGCAGACTGGTTCACCCTCAATGACTGCTGCTCAGGCTTTTAGTGCCGTACTCGATTGGGCCAATAACCATCGTATTGAGAATTGTTCTGTACAGCGCGATGTGATTGACGCCATGCTGCGCCAGCCACACAGCAATACTACCATCCCATTTAAAACACATCTTATTGATAACCCAATCAATTTGGCAAACTATGACCTTGGGAAATGCTCGTTTGCTTACTGGGATACTGACACGGCTAACTACCATTTGAATACCAATATATTTACCAATTGGAACCAGGGATGGTCATACCGCAATGATGGCGTTGATATTGAAAAGTGTGACGACAGTCATCCTTCCGGCAATGGTTATGATGTTGGATGGACACAGGATAATGAATGGCTTCAATACACTGTTTATAGTGACAGTGCTGCTGCCTATCAGGTGCTTTTCAGATCCGCATCTGAATCAAACCCGGCAATAGTGCGTCTTGAACTGAATGGCACGGATGTTTGCTCCCAACACCAGCTGCCGGTTACAGGTGGCTGGCAAACATGGATTTCGTCAAGCATAGCAAATGTGATCATTACCTCCGGCGTAAATAAAATAAGATTTCATTTCGACAAAGGAGGTTCAAATGTTAGTTTCTTTCAATTCATCAATCCATTGCATGTAAATATGGTTCCATTTAACTTCATTTCAGGTTCAACAAATGTTGCAGGAACTACTATCGTATTGACGCTTAATAAACAAATAACAACATTCAATGCAACGGTCTCTGATTTTGAGGTTCGGGTAAATGGAAACTTGCATGAAATAACTACCGTTGAAATTCATTCTGAAAACAACCAACAAATTATAATCCAACTTAAAAATGAAATCAGCTACGGACAAACGGTAACAATTTCATACACCGGAAATTCGGTAATCAGCAACAATCAAACTTTAGAGATCTTTTCTGACAAGCCAATAAAAAACAGCTTACCCCGACTCTTTATCCTTCCGGCTATGATTCAGGCAGAAGATTTTAATGTGAATCATGGTTTCCAGTTAGAGGATTGCACGGATGTAAATGGAGGGAAAAATGTCGGCTTTGCCAATAACGGAGATTTTCTGGATTATAACATTTATATCCCGGAAGCCGGTGAATATGATTTCAGGTTTCGGGTAGCCTCACAATACGCAAACGGAAGTGTATCTGTAAGATTGGGAAACGGAGGTACGTTTACTCCGCTTCAAACCGTAAATTTCAGCGCAACTGGAGGTTGGCAGTCGTGGACAACCCAGGTTTATAAAATAAATCTTCCACAAGGGAATCATACACTCAGATTGTTTTCAGTTGCAGGCGAGTACAATATCAACTGGTTTGAGATAAGTCAGACTACAGGCCTCAATGATATTCCTCATCTGAAACAACTCAGAATTTTTCCCAATCCTTCAGACGGTTGCTTCATGGTGGAAGCCGAGTTCAATGTAAAAACACCCGTGACAGTTACCATCTTTGATTTGCATGGAAATAAAATATTTAATCACAGTATTTACAAAACCTCATCCTACAGCAAGCGCATTGAGTACTTGGGTTGTAAACCCGGGATATATTTACTGGACCTTTCAACGAATATGGGTCATTTAATAAGGAAAGTAATTTTAAACTAA
- a CDS encoding CotH kinase family protein — protein sequence MKYLLIQLQLLLVFGFVMLLCIPSNGQTYDTISNWDGITQNWYVSTPGFEVVVNPAPDEVNASEHCFKFITGEGPYDYMIYDMAEPVNFDVDPRYRIKVLAPLSGGNVTLKFENYNNSFWQEIVKTPVPGQWTDLEYDFSGLVYNDLIKMVIFPDFEGTTPGIDWYIDDVLKEIGEIPGPLELESNLPVVVINTFGVPIPDDPKITAHMGIIDNGPDVPNNLNDPFTDYDGAIGIEIRGQSSQMFPKKSFAFETLDSAGENLNVPLLGMPSENDWVLYAPYSDKSMLRNVVSFEIGRMMGNYCSRSVFCELVLNNDYKGVYTLMEKIKQDDDRVDIATLKPDEISGDDLTGGYIIKVDKLDLDFTYGIDGWKSNPVPSYPNAMDITFQYYYPEPDEIADQQRTYIKEFITTAENTLSIYFFANPYIGYQQYFDVLSFVDFMLLSEISKEVDKYRYSTYFYKEKDSDGGKLYAGPAWDFDLGYGNVDYWAPGIDYTGWLYLMVEPHDYSIMFWWKRLMEDPYFRDLAKTRWTWVRQNQLSDAGIQALIDSVLMHIEAAKDRNYQRWPILGQYVWPNYNWYGNTYADEVDYFEDFLFNRLGWMDNNFPGTILHPEAGISAEANKINFVLYSDYFRDDELQKDYFRINNAPEGIHIESVTYKNRSECQLNLTVNVSGFPEISVTVSEEAINYWQDITSSTLESAGFGDSQATLPEISLFEKNHRLHIRCNQPEWLPAQAEIINLAGQRIMTFQLEKKMENILPHQLNPGIYLLVIKAVNGPLVLKFPVTI from the coding sequence ATGAAATATCTTTTAATTCAACTTCAGTTATTATTGGTCTTCGGTTTTGTGATGCTTTTGTGCATCCCTTCAAATGGCCAGACCTACGACACCATTTCCAACTGGGATGGCATCACTCAAAACTGGTACGTTTCAACTCCTGGTTTTGAGGTTGTTGTAAATCCTGCTCCGGATGAAGTCAATGCATCTGAGCATTGTTTTAAATTTATTACCGGAGAAGGACCGTATGATTATATGATTTATGACATGGCGGAGCCGGTCAATTTCGATGTCGATCCTCGTTACCGGATCAAGGTTCTCGCTCCTCTATCCGGTGGAAATGTCACACTGAAATTTGAGAATTATAACAACAGCTTCTGGCAAGAGATAGTTAAGACACCGGTGCCCGGCCAATGGACCGATCTGGAGTATGATTTCTCAGGCCTTGTTTACAATGATCTTATTAAAATGGTGATATTCCCTGATTTTGAGGGCACGACTCCCGGAATTGACTGGTATATTGACGATGTCCTGAAAGAAATTGGTGAAATTCCCGGACCGCTTGAACTCGAGTCCAATCTTCCCGTTGTCGTGATCAATACTTTCGGCGTTCCGATTCCCGACGATCCTAAGATTACCGCTCACATGGGTATTATTGACAACGGGCCGGACGTACCTAATAACCTGAACGATCCGTTTACGGATTACGACGGCGCTATTGGCATAGAAATCAGGGGCCAGTCGTCCCAGATGTTCCCCAAAAAGTCCTTTGCCTTTGAAACCCTTGACAGTGCCGGCGAAAACCTCAATGTCCCGCTTCTGGGCATGCCTTCGGAAAATGACTGGGTGCTGTATGCACCGTATTCCGATAAATCCATGTTGCGCAATGTCGTATCCTTCGAAATAGGTCGCATGATGGGCAATTACTGCTCACGCTCGGTTTTTTGCGAACTTGTTCTAAACAATGATTATAAAGGCGTTTATACCTTGATGGAAAAGATCAAGCAAGATGACGACCGTGTTGATATTGCCACTTTAAAACCGGATGAGATTTCCGGTGACGATCTGACCGGCGGGTATATCATCAAGGTTGATAAACTCGATTTGGACTTCACTTATGGTATTGACGGATGGAAGTCAAATCCGGTGCCTTCTTATCCGAATGCAATGGATATTACTTTTCAATATTACTATCCCGAGCCCGATGAAATAGCAGACCAGCAGAGAACGTATATAAAAGAATTTATCACCACCGCTGAAAATACGCTCAGCATATACTTCTTTGCAAATCCTTATATCGGCTATCAACAATATTTCGATGTGCTCTCATTTGTCGATTTTATGTTATTGAGCGAGATATCGAAGGAAGTGGATAAGTACAGGTACAGCACGTATTTTTACAAGGAGAAAGATAGCGATGGCGGCAAGCTTTACGCAGGTCCTGCCTGGGATTTCGATCTTGGTTATGGCAATGTAGATTACTGGGCTCCTGGAATTGATTACACCGGCTGGCTGTATCTTATGGTCGAGCCTCATGATTACAGCATCATGTTCTGGTGGAAAAGGCTGATGGAAGATCCTTATTTCAGGGACCTGGCAAAAACAAGGTGGACATGGGTTCGGCAAAATCAACTGAGCGACGCCGGCATACAAGCTCTGATTGATTCCGTCCTTATGCATATCGAAGCGGCAAAAGACCGGAATTATCAGCGTTGGCCAATACTTGGACAGTATGTATGGCCAAATTATAACTGGTATGGCAACACCTATGCAGATGAAGTCGATTATTTTGAAGATTTCTTGTTTAACCGCCTCGGCTGGATGGATAATAACTTCCCGGGAACAATCCTCCATCCGGAGGCAGGCATTTCTGCTGAAGCCAACAAAATCAATTTCGTTTTATACAGTGATTATTTTAGGGATGATGAATTACAGAAAGACTATTTCAGGATAAATAATGCTCCGGAAGGGATTCATATAGAAAGTGTCACTTACAAAAACAGATCCGAATGCCAGCTTAATCTCACAGTCAATGTCAGCGGATTTCCGGAGATTTCAGTGACTGTATCTGAAGAGGCAATCAATTATTGGCAGGATATTACAAGCAGTACACTTGAATCGGCAGGTTTCGGTGATTCTCAGGCTACTTTGCCGGAGATCAGCCTGTTTGAGAAAAATCACCGGTTGCATATCCGCTGCAACCAGCCTGAATGGCTTCCTGCACAGGCAGAGATCATTAATCTGGCAGGCCAACGCATCATGACCTTTCAACTGGAAAAGAAAATGGAAAACATCCTGCCGCATCAATTAAACCCAGGAATCTACCTTTTGGTGATCAAAGCCGTAAATGGACCGCTGGTGCTAAAGTTCCCGGTTACGATTTAG